In the genome of Falsirhodobacter halotolerans, one region contains:
- a CDS encoding M20 metallopeptidase family protein: MSTLANDPAPRIDALVRQVEERIVALRRDIHAHPETGFDTVRTAGLVADELRGMGIEPVTGVGRTGVVAEIEGSGPGPCLILRADMDALPIHEMTGLPYASTVPGKMHACGHDLHTAALLGAASALKELAPTLRGKVRLVFQPAEETQESGAAAMVADGAADGADMAIAFHNRPELEAGRILLTRGASTASSDEFKVVIRGVSGHAARPHAAVDPIVGAAHVITQLQTVISREMDPAMSAVLTIGHIEGGQTQNIIPDTCMFEGTARCRSPETRDRVEASFRRICAGAAAAMNLQAEVDYIRGVPPLMNDDKLVDTANDALSAQFGAPALVEQGESFGAEDFSYFSERMPSIQINVGSRVAGRDDRVHNSDYQPDESCIATSAIALTRMAVTLLA; the protein is encoded by the coding sequence ATGTCCACCCTCGCCAATGATCCGGCCCCCCGCATCGACGCCCTCGTGCGCCAGGTGGAGGAGCGGATCGTCGCCTTGCGGCGCGACATCCACGCCCATCCCGAAACCGGCTTCGACACCGTGCGGACGGCCGGGCTCGTGGCCGACGAACTGCGCGGCATGGGGATCGAACCGGTGACGGGGGTGGGCCGGACCGGCGTCGTGGCCGAGATCGAGGGGAGCGGGCCGGGGCCCTGCCTGATCCTGCGCGCCGACATGGACGCCCTGCCCATTCACGAGATGACGGGCCTGCCCTATGCCTCCACCGTTCCGGGCAAGATGCATGCCTGCGGGCACGACCTGCACACGGCGGCGCTTCTGGGGGCGGCCTCGGCGCTGAAGGAACTGGCCCCCACGCTGCGCGGCAAGGTGCGGCTGGTGTTCCAGCCCGCCGAGGAAACGCAGGAAAGCGGCGCGGCGGCAATGGTGGCCGATGGGGCCGCCGACGGGGCGGACATGGCGATCGCCTTTCACAACCGCCCGGAACTGGAGGCGGGCCGCATTCTGCTGACGCGCGGCGCCTCCACCGCATCGAGCGACGAATTCAAGGTGGTGATCCGGGGCGTGTCGGGACACGCGGCGCGGCCCCACGCGGCGGTGGACCCGATCGTGGGCGCGGCCCATGTCATCACCCAGCTTCAGACCGTCATCTCGCGCGAGATGGACCCCGCGATGTCCGCCGTGCTGACCATCGGCCATATCGAGGGCGGGCAGACCCAGAACATCATTCCCGACACCTGCATGTTCGAGGGCACGGCCCGCTGCCGCTCGCCCGAGACGCGGGACCGGGTGGAGGCGTCGTTCCGCCGCATCTGTGCGGGGGCGGCCGCCGCGATGAACCTGCAGGCCGAGGTGGACTATATCCGCGGCGTGCCGCCGTTGATGAACGACGACAAACTGGTGGACACCGCCAACGACGCGCTGTCGGCCCAGTTCGGCGCACCCGCGCTGGTGGAACAGGGCGAGAGTTTCGGGGCGGAGGATTTCTCCTATTTCTCCGAACGGATGCCGTCGATCCAGATCAATGTCGGATCACGTGTTGCAGGGCGCGACGACCGCGTTCACAACTCCGACTATCAGCCCGACGAATCCTGCATCGCGACCAGCGCGATCGCCCTGACGCGCATGGCTGTGACCCTGCTGGCCTGA
- a CDS encoding transporter substrate-binding domain-containing protein: protein MTTLRRAALRATIAATALFAGVQGAFADLSDRTVVFATEGTFPPSNMTRPNGELYGFEIDLVNEIAARAGFDVQFIAQAWDGMIQGLVDGKYNAVVDGVSITPARQEVVDFSLNYTTGGSTFVVMNESGLVLPQQGEMADLDDEAAINATTDAVAEVLKGKTVGVQQATIQSAFLEEFLVGRGVDVRTYPNGPDVYQDLLTGRLDAGIASVTNVPAFLERNEGVAMATGPIFAGGVMGNGSGVAIRKGDTELKEGIDAALRDMVADGTLKDLSEKWFGLNVTPTEY from the coding sequence ATGACCACCCTTCGCCGCGCCGCGTTGCGCGCCACCATCGCCGCCACGGCCCTTTTCGCCGGTGTTCAGGGCGCCTTTGCCGACCTGTCCGACCGCACGGTGGTTTTCGCCACCGAAGGGACGTTCCCCCCGTCCAACATGACGCGGCCGAACGGCGAACTCTATGGGTTCGAGATCGACCTCGTGAACGAGATCGCCGCGCGCGCGGGCTTTGACGTGCAGTTCATCGCGCAGGCTTGGGACGGCATGATCCAGGGTCTGGTCGACGGCAAATACAACGCGGTCGTCGATGGGGTCAGCATCACGCCCGCCCGGCAGGAGGTGGTGGACTTCTCGCTGAACTACACCACAGGCGGATCGACCTTTGTCGTGATGAACGAAAGCGGGCTGGTTCTGCCGCAGCAGGGAGAGATGGCGGATCTGGATGATGAAGCCGCCATCAACGCCACCACCGACGCCGTGGCCGAAGTTCTGAAGGGCAAGACGGTCGGTGTTCAGCAGGCCACGATCCAGTCGGCCTTCCTTGAGGAGTTTCTGGTCGGGCGTGGCGTGGATGTCCGCACCTATCCCAACGGGCCGGACGTGTATCAGGACCTGCTGACCGGGCGTTTGGATGCGGGCATCGCCTCGGTCACCAACGTGCCGGCCTTTCTGGAGCGGAACGAAGGCGTCGCGATGGCGACCGGGCCGATCTTTGCCGGGGGCGTGATGGGCAACGGGTCCGGCGTGGCGATCCGCAAGGGCGATACGGAACTGAAAGAGGGCATCGATGCCGCGCTGCGCGACATGGTGGCCGACGGCACGCTGAAGGACCTTTCGGAAAAGTGGTTCGGTCTGAACGTCACTCCGACGGAATACTGA
- a CDS encoding NAD(P)-dependent oxidoreductase — protein sequence MTTPVHGVYLSDMLDLDALYGDALAALGPDVVLHRPEDVRDPDAIRFAICWLPGAGAFARFPGIELAMSIGAGVDALLTHPGVGPDTQIARVRDPYQASLMAGFAVHEVLHVRRGFDAMARNAARAEWRPPALTSPDATTIAVLGDGTMGRAVSVALRQLGFDVRIACRSVPQTPAAGCRYFTGPEAVAQAAEGAHVLINVLPLTAATENVLDAALFARLARGAWLVQIGRGEHLVEADLTAALAAGYLAGASLDVFRTEPLPADHPFWRDDRLRITPHVASDSIPEVVARQVVETARELAEGRPLTLGIDRARGY from the coding sequence ATGACCACACCTGTCCATGGGGTGTATCTGAGCGATATGCTGGATCTCGACGCGCTTTACGGCGACGCACTGGCGGCCTTGGGGCCGGATGTCGTTCTTCATCGGCCCGAGGATGTCCGCGATCCCGACGCGATCCGGTTCGCGATCTGCTGGTTGCCGGGGGCGGGGGCGTTCGCGCGGTTTCCAGGGATCGAACTGGCCATGTCCATCGGGGCGGGGGTGGATGCCCTGCTGACCCATCCGGGTGTGGGGCCGGACACGCAGATCGCCCGGGTGCGCGACCCGTATCAGGCGTCGTTGATGGCGGGCTTTGCCGTGCATGAGGTGCTGCACGTCCGGCGCGGGTTCGATGCGATGGCGCGGAACGCGGCCCGGGCCGAATGGCGGCCCCCCGCGCTGACCTCGCCGGATGCCACCACGATCGCGGTGCTGGGGGACGGCACGATGGGGCGGGCGGTGTCGGTGGCGTTGCGCCAGCTTGGGTTCGATGTCCGCATCGCCTGCCGCTCGGTCCCGCAGACCCCGGCGGCGGGGTGCCGATATTTCACCGGGCCGGAGGCGGTCGCCCAGGCGGCCGAAGGCGCGCATGTCCTGATCAACGTGCTTCCCCTGACCGCCGCCACGGAAAACGTGCTGGATGCGGCGCTGTTTGCGCGGCTGGCGCGGGGCGCGTGGCTGGTCCAGATCGGGCGGGGTGAGCATCTGGTCGAGGCGGATCTGACCGCCGCGCTGGCGGCGGGCTATCTTGCCGGGGCCTCGCTGGACGTGTTCCGCACCGAACCGCTGCCCGCCGATCACCCGTTCTGGCGCGACGACCGCCTGCGGATCACGCCGCATGTCGCCAGCGATTCCATCCCCGAGGTGGTGGCACGGCAAGTGGTGGAAACGGCGCGCGAACTGGCGGAGGGGCGCCCCCTGACCCTTGGCATCGACCGGGCCCGAGGCTATTGA
- a CDS encoding ABC transporter permease: protein MAGDLGLLGFGPDGWGMALFRAGCMTLAVSVLAFLCGTVLGTITVWGRVSGNAFARRLAEVYVVVLRGVPDILVIYLFYFGGRQVVAAVGSTLGFEGPFDISGFVAGMLAIGLISGATQSEVLRGAYQAVPRGTIEAGRVVGMTRWLIFRRITAPQALVTAIPGMGNQWQSVIKESALVSVTGLVETMRQVSIAAGTTQEHFLFYAAGAGIYLIITTLSDQVFRLVERRSLAGYAPEGR, encoded by the coding sequence ATGGCGGGGGATCTTGGCCTTCTGGGCTTCGGGCCGGACGGATGGGGCATGGCGCTGTTTCGCGCCGGCTGCATGACGCTGGCGGTCTCGGTGCTGGCATTCCTGTGCGGCACCGTTCTGGGCACGATCACGGTCTGGGGGCGGGTGTCGGGCAATGCCTTCGCGCGCCGTCTGGCCGAGGTGTATGTCGTGGTGCTGCGTGGGGTGCCGGATATCCTCGTCATCTATCTTTTCTATTTCGGCGGGCGTCAGGTGGTGGCCGCTGTGGGGAGCACGCTGGGCTTTGAGGGCCCATTCGACATCAGCGGCTTTGTCGCGGGAATGCTGGCGATCGGCCTGATTTCGGGCGCGACCCAGTCCGAGGTTCTGCGCGGCGCCTATCAGGCCGTGCCCAGGGGCACGATCGAGGCGGGGCGCGTGGTGGGCATGACCCGCTGGCTGATCTTCCGCCGCATCACCGCCCCGCAGGCCTTGGTCACCGCCATTCCCGGCATGGGCAACCAGTGGCAGTCCGTCATCAAGGAATCCGCGCTGGTTTCCGTGACGGGGCTGGTGGAAACCATGCGTCAGGTCTCCATCGCGGCGGGCACCACGCAGGAGCATTTCCTGTTCTATGCCGCCGGGGCCGGCATCTATCTGATCATCACCACCCTGTCGGATCAGGTGTTCCGCCTGGTCGAACGGCGCAGTCTGGCCGGTTACGCGCCGGAGGGCCGCTGA
- a CDS encoding pyridoxal phosphate-dependent aminotransferase — MRFAPITDRLKDLGGDKWAIHNAARDRTARGEAIIALTVGEPDITPDPGLVDICADAMRGGRTRYSNGRGETGLVTALCQTYAPRMPGIGPSNVLCFPGTQTALFAVILALTDKGDGVLIGDPYYATYDGVVRTTGAHVQPVPLRMERDFVLDPDDLRAAVTPESRVLLLNTPHNPTGAVIDRATMRTIGQVAIEHDLWIVCDEVYESLIFAGEFVSPLEMAELRERTIVVSSISKSHAATGFRSGWAIGPAPFMERLLPISETMLFGNQPFIADMTEAALLGDYDTSERLRTALGRRARLAHGIVAATPALSACLPQGGMFMMVDVSATGLDGEAFGWRLLKEENVAIMPGSAFGSRAGHLIRVALTVPDDVLGDALGRMAALASRLARQNTPEHA; from the coding sequence ATGCGATTTGCACCGATCACCGACCGCCTGAAGGATCTGGGCGGCGACAAATGGGCCATTCACAACGCCGCCCGCGACCGCACGGCCAGGGGGGAGGCGATCATCGCCCTTACCGTGGGCGAGCCGGACATCACCCCCGATCCGGGCCTTGTGGACATCTGTGCCGACGCGATGCGCGGCGGGCGCACCCGCTATTCCAACGGGCGGGGGGAAACCGGGCTGGTGACGGCGTTGTGCCAAACCTATGCCCCGCGGATGCCGGGCATCGGGCCTTCGAACGTGCTGTGTTTTCCCGGAACCCAGACCGCGCTGTTCGCGGTCATACTGGCCCTGACCGACAAGGGCGACGGCGTGCTGATCGGCGACCCCTACTACGCCACCTATGACGGCGTGGTCCGCACCACCGGCGCCCACGTGCAACCCGTCCCCCTGCGGATGGAGCGTGACTTCGTGCTCGATCCCGACGACCTGCGCGCCGCCGTCACCCCCGAAAGCCGCGTTCTGCTGCTGAACACCCCGCACAACCCCACGGGGGCGGTGATCGACCGCGCCACCATGCGGACCATCGGGCAGGTCGCGATCGAGCACGATTTGTGGATCGTCTGCGACGAGGTGTATGAGTCCCTCATCTTCGCCGGGGAATTCGTCTCTCCGCTTGAAATGGCAGAGCTGCGGGAGCGGACGATCGTCGTCTCCTCCATCTCCAAAAGCCATGCCGCGACGGGCTTCCGCAGCGGCTGGGCGATCGGGCCCGCGCCGTTCATGGAGCGGCTTCTTCCGATTTCGGAAACCATGCTGTTCGGCAACCAGCCCTTCATCGCCGACATGACCGAGGCGGCGCTTCTTGGGGATTACGACACGTCGGAGCGGCTGCGCACCGCCCTTGGCCGCCGGGCGCGGCTGGCCCACGGGATCGTGGCCGCCACCCCCGCCCTTTCGGCCTGCCTGCCGCAGGGCGGCATGTTCATGATGGTGGACGTGTCCGCCACAGGTCTGGATGGCGAGGCGTTCGGCTGGCGTCTTCTGAAGGAGGAGAACGTCGCCATCATGCCGGGCTCGGCCTTCGGCAGCCGGGCCGGGCATCTGATCCGCGTGGCCCTGACCGTGCCCGATGACGTGCTGGGCGACGCGCTTGGCCGGATGGCCGCCCTGGCGTCGCGCCTTGCCCGCCAGAACACCCCCGAACACGCCTGA
- a CDS encoding zinc-dependent alcohol dehydrogenase family protein — MKAIRLAAAGGLENLHLIDLPEPPAPGVGDITVRIRASSLNYHDLMVVTHPEAEGRDRIPMSDGAGTVTAVGDGVTEFAVGDAVVSCFFPQWQSGRKVPTDFAATPGDGVDGFACESVTRPATAFTHAPEGYSHEEAATLTTAGLTAWRALVVDGGIKAGDTVLVLGSGGVSVLALQMARSMGARVIATTSSAAKADRLRALGAETVINYKETPEWGDAVLAATHGRGVDIVVEVGGPGTLAQSIRACAPGGHIALIGVLTGFGGEVPTIELMSKQQTLQGLIVGSREHQEDMVRALGGFDWRPVIDRSYPLNKIAEAFALQKDGQHFGKICLTM; from the coding sequence ATGAAAGCGATCCGCCTTGCCGCCGCCGGTGGCCTTGAAAACCTGCATCTGATCGATCTTCCCGAACCGCCGGCCCCCGGGGTGGGGGACATCACGGTCCGCATTCGCGCAAGTTCCTTGAACTATCACGACCTGATGGTCGTCACCCACCCCGAGGCCGAAGGGCGCGACCGCATTCCCATGTCCGACGGGGCGGGCACGGTCACGGCGGTGGGGGACGGCGTGACCGAATTCGCGGTGGGCGACGCGGTGGTGTCCTGCTTCTTTCCGCAGTGGCAATCGGGTCGCAAGGTGCCCACCGATTTCGCGGCAACGCCCGGGGACGGCGTTGACGGGTTTGCCTGCGAAAGCGTGACGCGGCCTGCGACGGCCTTCACCCATGCCCCCGAAGGCTACAGCCATGAAGAAGCGGCGACCCTGACGACGGCGGGTCTGACCGCGTGGCGGGCGCTGGTCGTGGATGGGGGGATCAAGGCGGGCGACACCGTGTTGGTGCTTGGCAGCGGCGGGGTGTCGGTCCTGGCCTTGCAGATGGCGCGGTCCATGGGGGCGCGGGTGATCGCCACCACCTCCAGTGCCGCGAAGGCGGATCGCTTGCGCGCGCTTGGGGCCGAGACGGTCATCAACTACAAGGAGACGCCCGAATGGGGCGATGCGGTGCTTGCGGCCACGCATGGGCGCGGCGTCGATATCGTGGTTGAGGTGGGCGGCCCCGGCACCCTTGCCCAGTCGATCCGGGCCTGCGCCCCCGGCGGGCATATCGCCCTGATCGGCGTGCTGACCGGCTTTGGCGGAGAGGTGCCGACGATCGAATTGATGTCGAAGCAGCAAACGCTACAGGGTCTGATCGTGGGCAGCCGCGAGCATCAGGAGGATATGGTCCGCGCGCTGGGCGGGTTCGACTGGCGTCCGGTCATCGATCGGAGCTATCCGCTGAACAAAATCGCCGAGGCCTTCGCCCTGCAAAAGGACGGGCAGCATTTCGGCAAGATCTGCCTGACCATGTGA
- a CDS encoding formylglycine-generating enzyme family protein, protein MSCCAPRAPTGPATQGGRPGRCALPAPDPLVLIPGGLAQLGTDTPLIPEDDEGPMRAVPIRSFTLGATAVTNRQFARFVAESGHVTQAEHCGHGFVFRGHVQAEASEVSVADPAWWMRVEGADWRHPGGRRSDSAERPDHPVVQVAQTDAAAYCAWYGLRLPQEVEWEHAARGGLSNPTYPWGDQPPDETGFHPCNIWQGRFPHMDTGLDGHAGLAPAGSFAPNGYGLFNMCGNVWEWTASTKGADRVLKGGSHLCHPSYCHRYRIAARMAQSDAMTTSHIGFRVCGSE, encoded by the coding sequence ATGAGCTGCTGCGCCCCCCGCGCGCCCACGGGCCCCGCGACGCAAGGGGGGCGACCGGGGCGATGCGCCCTGCCCGCGCCCGATCCGCTGGTTCTTATCCCCGGCGGTCTGGCGCAGTTGGGAACGGATACCCCCCTGATCCCCGAGGATGACGAGGGGCCGATGCGCGCCGTGCCGATCCGCTCCTTCACCTTGGGCGCGACCGCCGTGACGAACCGGCAGTTCGCCCGGTTCGTCGCCGAAAGCGGGCATGTCACCCAGGCCGAACATTGCGGCCACGGGTTCGTCTTTCGCGGGCATGTGCAGGCGGAGGCGTCCGAGGTGTCGGTTGCGGACCCCGCCTGGTGGATGCGGGTGGAGGGGGCGGATTGGCGTCATCCGGGGGGCCGGCGATCCGACAGCGCCGAGCGTCCCGATCACCCCGTCGTTCAGGTGGCGCAGACCGATGCCGCCGCCTATTGCGCCTGGTATGGCCTGCGCCTGCCGCAAGAGGTGGAGTGGGAACACGCGGCGCGCGGCGGTCTCTCCAACCCCACCTACCCCTGGGGGGACCAGCCGCCGGATGAGACGGGATTTCACCCCTGCAACATCTGGCAAGGCCGCTTTCCCCACATGGACACGGGCCTTGACGGTCATGCGGGCCTGGCCCCCGCAGGGTCGTTCGCGCCGAACGGCTATGGCCTGTTCAACATGTGCGGCAATGTCTGGGAATGGACCGCCTCAACCAAGGGGGCGGACCGGGTGCTGAAGGGCGGGTCGCATCTGTGCCACCCCAGCTATTGCCACCGATACCGCATTGCCGCGCGGATGGCGCAGTCCGACGCGATGACGACCAGCCATATCGGGTTCCGGGTTTGCGGTTCGGAATGA
- a CDS encoding TetR family transcriptional regulator C-terminal domain-containing protein, producing the protein MTRRSYQRLGEDVRRNALLDATLDCLAEDGMGGASVRRIAERAGVSAGLIRHYFQSKDDMVGASYAHLMGRLTGRAADAAQGASDTPEQALARFIAANLTRPNLSVRNVSLWATFIGHIRDDVRYAEIHRESYREFLQVLEALIHPVLTAHDRPADPATCQGLAIALNGLIDGLWLEGSLGHGLYDAARLPTIALTAAEGLLRLPDTTLTRHLTR; encoded by the coding sequence ATGACCCGTCGCAGCTATCAACGGCTTGGGGAGGATGTCCGGCGCAACGCCCTGCTGGATGCGACGCTGGATTGTCTGGCCGAAGACGGCATGGGGGGGGCGAGCGTGCGGCGGATCGCCGAACGGGCCGGCGTGTCCGCCGGGCTTATCCGCCATTATTTCCAGTCCAAGGACGATATGGTGGGGGCGTCCTATGCCCATCTGATGGGGCGTCTGACCGGGCGGGCGGCCGATGCGGCGCAAGGCGCCTCGGACACGCCCGAACAGGCGCTGGCCCGTTTCATCGCCGCCAACCTGACGCGCCCGAACCTGTCGGTGCGCAACGTCTCGCTCTGGGCCACGTTCATCGGCCATATCCGCGACGATGTCCGGTATGCCGAAATCCACCGCGAGAGTTATCGCGAGTTTCTGCAGGTGCTGGAGGCGCTCATCCATCCAGTACTGACCGCCCACGACCGCCCCGCCGACCCCGCCACCTGCCAAGGGCTGGCCATCGCGTTGAACGGCCTGATCGACGGGCTGTGGCTGGAGGGATCCCTGGGGCACGGCCTTTACGACGCCGCGCGCCTGCCCACCATCGCGCTGACGGCCGCCGAAGGTCTGCTGCGCCTGCCCGACACCACCCTGACGCGCCACCTGACGCGCTGA
- a CDS encoding ABC transporter ATP-binding protein yields MTLPNPAIAVSGLRKSFGSNDVLRGIDLQARDGDVISLIGASGSGKSTLLRCIPMLDIPDAGTVTVGEHSLSPRNGRLTRAEEGTVRAMRRDLGFVFQNFNLWPHRTVLENVIEAPLVVQRRSRAECRDEAMALLEKVGLAEKRDAWPNQLSGGQQQRVAIARGLAQRPRALLFDEPTSALDPELVGEVLKVIRDLAEEGRTMIIVTHEMGFAREVSSRTIFLHQGRVEEDGSPETVFTNASSERCRAFLSGYFARA; encoded by the coding sequence ATGACCCTTCCCAACCCCGCCATCGCGGTGTCCGGCCTGCGGAAAAGTTTCGGTTCCAACGATGTGCTGCGCGGGATCGACCTTCAGGCCCGTGACGGCGACGTCATTTCCCTGATCGGCGCCAGCGGATCGGGCAAAAGCACCTTGTTGCGCTGCATCCCGATGCTGGACATTCCCGATGCGGGCACCGTCACCGTGGGGGAGCACAGCCTGTCCCCCCGGAACGGCCGCCTGACCCGCGCCGAGGAGGGGACGGTCCGCGCGATGCGCCGCGATCTGGGGTTCGTGTTTCAGAACTTCAATCTGTGGCCCCACCGCACCGTGCTTGAGAACGTGATCGAGGCCCCGCTGGTCGTGCAGCGCCGCAGCCGCGCCGAATGTCGCGACGAAGCGATGGCCCTTCTGGAAAAGGTGGGCCTTGCGGAAAAACGCGACGCCTGGCCCAACCAGCTGTCGGGCGGCCAGCAGCAGCGGGTCGCGATTGCCCGCGGATTGGCCCAGCGTCCCCGCGCACTTTTGTTCGACGAACCGACGTCGGCGCTGGACCCCGAACTGGTGGGCGAGGTGTTGAAAGTGATCCGCGATCTGGCCGAAGAAGGCCGCACGATGATCATCGTCACCCACGAGATGGGTTTCGCCCGCGAGGTGTCGAGCCGGACGATCTTCCTGCATCAGGGCAGGGTGGAAGAGGACGGATCCCCCGAAACGGTGTTCACCAACGCCTCGTCCGAGCGATGCCGGGCGTTCCTGAGCGGTTACTTCGCGCGGGCCTGA
- a CDS encoding ABC transporter permease produces the protein MDMIFLRDTVLMLLTGLPLTLNLAVFGLLGGAILALILNLMRTTRVGNAVASTYVFFFRGTPLLVLIFMIYYGLATFATIRGSFLWPFLREPYWCGLLALVLNDAAYTSEILKGGLRAVPKGAVEAARVSGMGRIAVFRRVVLPIAIRQALPAYSNEVISILKSTALVSTITLMDMTGIAREAVAESWRAIEIFLCAAAIYLVLSLIVTRATIWLERRLSPWQFGA, from the coding sequence ATGGACATGATCTTTCTGCGCGACACGGTGCTGATGCTTCTGACCGGGCTGCCGCTGACCCTGAACCTTGCGGTGTTCGGCCTTCTGGGCGGGGCGATCCTTGCCTTGATCCTGAACCTGATGCGGACCACGCGGGTCGGCAACGCGGTGGCGTCCACCTATGTCTTCTTCTTTCGCGGAACGCCGCTCCTGGTCCTGATCTTCATGATCTATTACGGGCTGGCCACGTTCGCGACCATTCGCGGCAGCTTCCTGTGGCCCTTTCTGCGCGAACCGTATTGGTGCGGGCTGCTGGCGCTGGTGCTGAACGACGCGGCCTATACGTCGGAAATCCTGAAAGGGGGGCTGCGCGCCGTTCCCAAGGGCGCGGTCGAGGCCGCGCGCGTCAGCGGCATGGGGCGCATCGCCGTCTTCCGCCGCGTGGTGCTGCCCATCGCCATCCGTCAGGCGCTGCCCGCCTATTCGAACGAGGTGATCTCCATACTGAAATCGACCGCGCTGGTCAGCACCATCACCCTGATGGACATGACCGGCATCGCCCGTGAGGCGGTAGCCGAAAGCTGGCGGGCGATCGAGATCTTCCTGTGCGCCGCCGCGATCTATCTTGTGCTGTCGCTGATCGTGACGCGCGCGACGATCTGGCTGGAACGGCGCCTCTCCCCCTGGCAATTCGGAGCATGA
- a CDS encoding homocysteine S-methyltransferase family protein, whose protein sequence is MAITILDGGMGRELERSGAPFRQPEWSALALMEAPETVTAAHSRFIKAGAQVITTNSYALVPYHIGEDRFRDQAADLAALAGRLAREAADAAPGTRVAGSLPPVFGSYRPEHFRADTAQDYLSVLVTGLAPSVDLWLAETTSSLAEAQAAATAVADSDKPLWISFTLRDGGVLADLPEPLLRSGERVADAVRLAHSVGAQAILFNCAMPEVMGPAIAVTRQVLADLGADLQIGVYANAFASQDEDGDANDVVSDVRDDLDPHAYCGWTRDWAAAGATIIGGCCGIGAEHIHALTDQHRH, encoded by the coding sequence ATGGCGATCACGATCCTTGATGGCGGCATGGGCCGCGAGCTGGAGCGCAGCGGCGCCCCCTTCCGCCAGCCCGAATGGTCGGCGCTGGCCCTGATGGAGGCCCCCGAAACGGTGACCGCCGCCCATTCCCGCTTCATCAAGGCGGGCGCGCAGGTCATCACCACCAACAGCTATGCCCTCGTGCCCTATCACATCGGCGAGGATCGGTTTCGCGATCAGGCCGCCGATCTTGCCGCGCTGGCCGGGCGGCTGGCACGGGAGGCGGCGGATGCGGCCCCCGGCACGCGTGTCGCGGGATCGTTGCCGCCGGTCTTCGGCTCCTACCGGCCCGAGCATTTCCGCGCGGACACCGCGCAGGACTACCTTTCGGTTCTGGTGACCGGCCTTGCCCCCTCGGTCGATCTCTGGCTGGCGGAAACCACCTCCAGCCTTGCCGAAGCGCAGGCCGCCGCGACGGCCGTGGCCGACAGCGACAAACCGCTGTGGATTTCCTTCACGCTGCGCGACGGCGGTGTGCTGGCGGACCTGCCCGAACCGCTTCTGCGGTCGGGAGAGCGGGTGGCCGACGCGGTGCGCCTTGCCCATTCGGTGGGGGCGCAGGCGATCCTGTTCAACTGCGCCATGCCCGAAGTAATGGGCCCCGCCATCGCCGTAACGCGGCAGGTGCTGGCCGATCTGGGGGCCGATCTGCAGATCGGCGTCTATGCCAACGCCTTCGCCTCGCAGGACGAGGATGGCGATGCGAACGATGTCGTGAGCGATGTGCGCGACGATCTCGATCCGCACGCCTATTGCGGATGGACCCGCGATTGGGCGGCGGCGGGGGCCACCATCATCGGCGGCTGCTGCGGGATCGGGGCCGAGCATATCCATGCGCTGACCGACCAACACCGGCACTGA
- a CDS encoding class II aldolase/adducin family protein — translation MTTDISAAEWQTRVDLAACYRLAAHFRLTDLIYTHITARVPDAEGHFLINPYGFSWEEITASSLVKIDVEGNKVGASPHNVNPAGFTIHSAIHRANHDAAWIMHTHSRAGVAVATTEEGLLPLNQIALQFHDRVSYHDYEGIALDLSERDRIVASLGDNPVLVLRNHGLLTTGATAAQMFNTMFYLERACEIQVATLSMGQPLRAVPKDVARHVANQYAGSMGEDDDVALEWAAHLRLLDRIAPDYRE, via the coding sequence ATGACCACCGACATCAGCGCTGCGGAATGGCAGACGCGCGTGGATCTGGCGGCCTGTTACCGGCTTGCCGCGCATTTCCGCCTGACGGACCTGATCTATACCCATATCACCGCCCGCGTGCCGGATGCGGAGGGGCATTTTCTGATCAACCCTTACGGCTTTTCGTGGGAGGAGATCACCGCCTCCTCGCTTGTGAAGATCGACGTGGAGGGGAACAAGGTCGGCGCGTCGCCGCACAACGTGAACCCGGCGGGCTTTACCATCCATTCGGCCATTCACCGCGCCAATCACGATGCGGCCTGGATCATGCACACCCATTCGCGCGCCGGGGTGGCCGTCGCCACGACCGAGGAGGGCCTGCTGCCGCTGAACCAGATTGCGCTGCAGTTCCATGATCGCGTCTCCTATCACGATTACGAGGGGATCGCGCTGGATCTGTCCGAACGTGACCGGATCGTGGCCAGCCTGGGGGACAATCCGGTTCTGGTGCTGCGCAACCACGGGCTTCTGACCACGGGGGCCACGGCGGCGCAGATGTTCAACACCATGTTCTATCTGGAACGGGCGTGCGAGATTCAGGTGGCGACGCTGTCGATGGGCCAGCCGTTGCGGGCCGTGCCGAAGGACGTGGCCCGCCATGTCGCCAACCAATATGCCGGCAGCATGGGCGAGGATGACGATGTGGCGCTGGAATGGGCGGCGCATCTGCGGCTGCTGGACCGGATCGCCCCCGATTACCGGGAATAA